Proteins encoded by one window of Gemmatimonadaceae bacterium:
- a CDS encoding DUF350 domain-containing protein, translated as MQLDIIALNLLYAVAGVVLMFVSYRVIDRLTPEVNFPAELSKGNVAVAIVVASIFMSIALIIGNALN; from the coding sequence GTGCAACTCGACATCATCGCGCTCAACCTGCTGTATGCCGTCGCCGGCGTCGTGCTCATGTTCGTGAGCTACCGCGTCATTGATCGCCTGACGCCCGAAGTCAACTTTCCCGCCGAGTTGAGCAAGGGAAACGTCGCGGTGGCCATCGTTGTCGCCTCGATCTTCATGTCCATCGCGTTGATCATCGGCAACGCGCTGAACTAG
- the dusB gene encoding tRNA dihydrouridine synthase DusB, with amino-acid sequence MPHFPFQVSSDVPVFLAPMAGVSESPFRRLCRRFGADVVVTEFLSAEGIRRENEATLGKLKFGADERPIGVQIFGAEPDAMGAAARVVTELFDPDYIDINFGCPVKKVVRRNGGSGCLRDLDLVQAVIRAVAASTHLPVTVKIRSGWNEDMRDPVGIALRCQDAGARMLALHARTRTQMYSGAANWDEIARVVEALDIPVLGNGDIKTSADALRMWQHTGCAGVMIGRGAFGQPWIFREARALIDGTPVPAAPDVPGRFEAALEHARMVQEYEHDPVGAAIEFRKHLGWYVRGLHNSAALRKQLHAVESFDEVEGIFRDYLENDWAHRDDRGGGSIVPDPDSIVEPAA; translated from the coding sequence ATGCCCCATTTTCCCTTTCAGGTTTCTTCGGACGTCCCTGTCTTCCTGGCGCCGATGGCGGGGGTGTCGGAATCGCCATTCCGACGCCTTTGCCGCCGCTTTGGCGCAGATGTGGTCGTTACGGAGTTCCTGTCGGCGGAGGGAATCCGCCGGGAGAACGAGGCGACCCTTGGCAAGCTGAAGTTCGGGGCGGACGAGCGGCCGATCGGGGTGCAGATCTTCGGGGCGGAGCCGGACGCGATGGGTGCAGCGGCCCGGGTGGTGACCGAACTGTTCGACCCGGACTACATCGACATCAACTTCGGCTGCCCGGTGAAGAAGGTCGTGCGCCGCAACGGCGGTTCGGGTTGCCTGCGCGATCTCGACCTGGTGCAGGCGGTCATCCGGGCCGTCGCGGCGAGCACCCATCTGCCGGTGACGGTGAAGATCCGCAGCGGCTGGAACGAGGACATGCGCGATCCCGTGGGCATCGCGCTGCGGTGCCAGGATGCCGGGGCGCGCATGTTGGCGCTGCACGCGCGGACTCGCACCCAGATGTATTCCGGCGCCGCCAACTGGGACGAGATTGCGCGGGTCGTGGAGGCGCTCGACATCCCGGTGCTCGGCAACGGTGACATCAAGACGTCGGCGGACGCGCTGCGCATGTGGCAGCACACCGGATGCGCGGGCGTGATGATCGGCCGCGGCGCCTTCGGCCAGCCGTGGATCTTCCGTGAGGCGCGCGCGCTCATCGACGGCACGCCGGTGCCGGCGGCGCCGGATGTGCCGGGCCGGTTCGAGGCGGCGCTGGAGCACGCGCGAATGGTGCAGGAGTATGAGCACGATCCGGTCGGGGCGGCGATCGAGTTTCGCAAGCACCTGGGCTGGTATGTACGCGGGCTGCACAATTCGGCGGCGCTGCGGAAGCAGCTGCATGCGGTGGAGTCGTTCGACGAAGTCGAGGGGATCTTCCGCGACTATCTCGAGAACGACTGGGCGCATCGCGACGACCGGGGCGGTGGGAGCATCGTGCCGGACCCCGACTCGATTGTGGAGCCGGCCGCATGA
- the larB gene encoding nickel pincer cofactor biosynthesis protein LarB — protein MMRDRVRSLLADVAAGRRTVEDALAQLDAAPIEDLSFAQIDHHRALRQGYPEVVFGEGKSGEQALQVCARLAAQGDGFLVTRADAAMRAALSQAYPLAEIDALARTVLLRREGAPAPVERGALVVTAGTGDLPVAQECIVALRAFGHAARRVADVGVAGIHRVLAQQENLRAARVIVVVAGMDGALPSVVGGMVRVPVIAVPTSVGYGASFGGLAALLTMLNSCAAGVVVCNIDNGFGAAVAAARILELGS, from the coding sequence ATGATGCGCGATCGCGTGCGCTCCCTGCTGGCAGACGTGGCCGCCGGTCGGCGCACGGTGGAGGATGCACTCGCGCAGCTGGACGCGGCGCCAATCGAAGACTTGTCGTTCGCGCAGATTGACCATCATCGCGCGCTGCGCCAGGGCTACCCCGAAGTGGTCTTCGGCGAGGGGAAGTCGGGGGAGCAGGCGCTGCAGGTCTGTGCGCGGCTCGCGGCGCAGGGGGACGGATTTCTGGTGACGCGCGCTGATGCGGCCATGCGCGCCGCGCTGTCGCAGGCATACCCGCTCGCCGAAATCGACGCGCTCGCCCGCACCGTGCTGCTGCGGCGCGAGGGAGCGCCGGCGCCCGTCGAGCGGGGGGCGCTGGTCGTGACGGCCGGGACGGGCGATCTCCCCGTGGCGCAGGAGTGCATTGTCGCGCTCCGCGCCTTCGGACATGCCGCACGGCGGGTGGCGGACGTGGGGGTGGCGGGGATCCATCGCGTGCTCGCGCAGCAGGAGAACCTGCGCGCGGCCCGCGTGATCGTCGTGGTCGCTGGCATGGATGGCGCGCTGCCGTCGGTGGTCGGCGGCATGGTGCGCGTGCCGGTGATCGCCGTGCCGACGAGCGTCGGGTACGGCGCCAGCTTCGGTGGGCTCGCGGCCCTGCTGACGATGCTCAACTCGTGCGCGGCGGGCGTCGTCGTGTGCAACATCGACAACGGCTTTGGCGCCGCCGTGGCCGCCGCGCGCATTCTCGAGCTGGGGAGCTGA
- a CDS encoding transglycosylase SLT domain-containing protein, translating into MPAPIGRARMAWRHARTEARRFVRVMLPGMALALAFPRSAPTQDPPPNGVPAPDPPRNSAAARRLADRNASRFDDTFRRYSKRFFGPGFDWRLFKAQGMAESGLDPNATSFVGARGIMQLMPSTYAGIASRRAEFGAINDPEWNIAAGIMHDRYLWKLWSRTISEPERPAFMFGSYNAGEGTIKRAQSRALTEVGSAEQWTHIEQVAPKVPRWRYRETLDYVRKIERYHSGFGNRR; encoded by the coding sequence ATGCCCGCCCCGATCGGCCGCGCTCGGATGGCGTGGCGACATGCGCGCACCGAGGCACGTCGCTTCGTTCGCGTGATGCTCCCCGGCATGGCCCTTGCGCTGGCGTTCCCCCGCTCCGCGCCCACGCAGGACCCGCCGCCGAACGGCGTGCCCGCGCCGGACCCGCCGCGGAACAGCGCGGCCGCGCGGCGCCTGGCCGACCGGAACGCGAGCCGCTTCGACGACACGTTTCGCCGCTACAGCAAGCGCTTCTTCGGCCCCGGGTTTGACTGGCGCCTCTTCAAGGCGCAGGGAATGGCCGAGAGCGGACTCGACCCGAATGCCACGAGCTTCGTCGGCGCGCGCGGGATCATGCAGCTGATGCCCTCGACGTACGCGGGCATCGCCTCGCGGCGCGCCGAGTTTGGGGCGATCAATGACCCCGAGTGGAACATCGCGGCCGGCATCATGCACGATCGCTACCTCTGGAAGCTCTGGAGCCGCACCATCAGCGAGCCGGAGCGGCCGGCCTTCATGTTCGGCAGCTATAACGCCGGCGAGGGAACCATCAAGCGCGCCCAGAGCCGCGCGCTGACCGAGGTCGGCAGCGCCGAGCAGTGGACGCACATCGAACAGGTCGCGCCCAAGGTGCCGCGCTGGCGGTATCGCGAGACGCTCGACTACGTGCGGAAGATCGAGCGATATCACTCGGGGTTCGGCAACCGTCGCTGA
- a CDS encoding glycosyl hydrolase — protein MPRIPRSLPLVLALTSAVFLTGGVGQRPLEARPSGASASAVDGLPDSSLLAALKWRNVGPDRGGRSIAVSGVKGRPKEAYFGAVGGGLWKTSDGGDTWAPVTDGQVRSASVGAVAVSESNPDLVFIGMGETCIRGNIMAGDGVYKSTDAGKTWTHVGFERSENIAKIRIHPTNPDIIWVAAFGKHSAPNAERGVFKSTDGGRTWRRVLFRNDSTAAIDLTVDRTNPNVLYAALWEAYRKEYTMSSGGTGSGLFKSTDGGETWTEITRNPGLPAGLIGRSGVAVSPANPNRVYALVENAKGGLFKSDDAGATWSLTTDNRNVRQRAFYYTHVTADPKNADAVYMLNTSAFRSTDQGKTMTSVGSGTHGDFHDLWVDPDDPQHLVIGNDGGGAVSMNGGQRWSEEDYPTEQFYRIATTAHIPYHLCGSQQDNTTLCIPFNWNLGPARGRQIEGLPEGRAPQLWYTAGGGEPGYMAPDPKNPDIYFAGTNNGGFLDKYDRRLGQGREVNPYPWMYSGEPSREIRERWQWTYPVIFSPANPNLLYVSSQRVWMTPDGGKTWKAISGDLTRHDPKTMGPSGGPITGDMNGPEVYAVIFALGPGKKNTNVLWAGSDDGLVHVTRDGGVTWTNVTPREMPAFGRVSMIDASAFNDGAAYVSVRRPLMDDKAPYIFRTADYGKTWTKIVAGIRADDYVHTVREDPRRRGLLYAAAQHGVYVSHDEGAHWSSLRLNMPDAPVSDLLVKENELVVATHGRGFWVLDNASALRQVTPAIAAAAEPYLFAPAVAYRSATGAVINYWLKTPAKSVVIDVLDAKGNVIRSFTPDTAAVAPAAGGGRRFAVSAPPPKTAGLHRFTWDLNSAGATTFPGMILWGATTAGPAAPPATYTVRLNVDGHTQNQPLTVKRNPWNNEATDADLQAQFDLAIRIRDKVSEANQAVIDIRNVRAQVADRLTRASDDALQGAGSRLTSNAADVEDDIYQVQNQSGQDPLNFPIKINNRLASLLRAVSTGDGRPTSNIPEILNIQSGQLKVQTDRLAQVWKTDLVAFNKEAARLKLPPVDPKCAKAAGCAVQP, from the coding sequence ATGCCGCGAATCCCCCGATCGTTGCCCCTGGTCCTGGCGCTGACCAGCGCCGTGTTCCTGACCGGCGGCGTCGGCCAACGCCCGCTCGAGGCTCGCCCAAGTGGCGCGTCTGCCAGCGCCGTTGACGGACTCCCCGATTCGTCGCTGCTCGCGGCGCTCAAGTGGCGCAACGTCGGGCCCGATCGCGGCGGCCGGTCGATCGCGGTGAGCGGCGTGAAGGGGCGTCCCAAGGAGGCCTACTTCGGCGCGGTCGGCGGCGGACTGTGGAAGACCTCCGACGGCGGCGACACGTGGGCGCCGGTGACGGACGGACAGGTCCGTTCGGCGTCGGTGGGCGCCGTGGCCGTCTCGGAGTCGAACCCCGACCTGGTGTTCATCGGGATGGGCGAGACCTGCATTCGCGGCAACATCATGGCCGGCGACGGCGTCTACAAGTCCACCGATGCGGGGAAGACGTGGACGCACGTGGGGTTCGAGCGCTCGGAGAACATCGCCAAGATTCGCATCCATCCCACCAACCCGGACATCATCTGGGTGGCCGCCTTCGGCAAGCACTCGGCGCCGAACGCGGAACGCGGGGTGTTCAAGAGCACCGATGGCGGTCGGACGTGGCGCCGGGTGCTCTTCCGCAATGACTCCACCGCCGCGATCGACCTGACCGTCGACCGCACGAACCCCAACGTGCTGTACGCGGCGCTGTGGGAGGCGTACCGCAAGGAATACACGATGTCGTCGGGCGGCACGGGGAGCGGACTGTTCAAGAGCACCGATGGCGGCGAGACGTGGACGGAGATCACGCGCAATCCTGGCCTGCCGGCGGGGCTGATTGGCCGCAGTGGCGTGGCGGTGTCGCCGGCGAACCCGAACCGGGTGTACGCGCTGGTGGAGAATGCGAAGGGCGGATTGTTCAAGTCGGATGACGCGGGGGCGACGTGGTCCCTCACGACCGACAACCGCAATGTGCGCCAGCGCGCGTTCTATTACACGCATGTGACGGCCGACCCGAAGAATGCGGACGCCGTGTACATGCTGAACACGAGCGCGTTCCGGTCGACGGATCAGGGCAAGACGATGACGTCGGTGGGCAGCGGGACGCACGGCGACTTCCATGACCTGTGGGTCGATCCCGATGATCCGCAGCACCTCGTGATTGGCAACGACGGTGGCGGTGCGGTGTCGATGAACGGCGGCCAGCGGTGGAGCGAGGAGGACTACCCGACCGAGCAGTTCTATCGCATCGCCACGACGGCGCACATCCCGTATCACCTGTGCGGCTCGCAACAGGACAACACGACGTTGTGCATTCCGTTCAACTGGAACCTCGGCCCAGCGCGCGGCCGGCAGATCGAGGGGCTGCCGGAGGGACGCGCGCCGCAGCTCTGGTACACGGCGGGCGGCGGTGAGCCCGGCTACATGGCGCCCGACCCGAAGAATCCGGACATCTACTTTGCCGGCACCAACAACGGCGGATTCCTCGACAAGTACGACCGGCGCCTGGGGCAGGGGCGAGAGGTCAATCCGTATCCGTGGATGTACTCCGGCGAACCGTCGCGCGAGATCCGCGAGCGCTGGCAGTGGACGTACCCGGTGATCTTCTCGCCGGCCAATCCGAACCTGCTGTACGTCTCGTCGCAGCGCGTCTGGATGACGCCGGATGGCGGCAAGACGTGGAAGGCGATCAGCGGTGACCTGACGCGCCACGATCCGAAGACGATGGGGCCGTCCGGCGGTCCGATCACGGGCGACATGAACGGCCCGGAGGTCTACGCGGTGATCTTCGCGCTCGGCCCGGGCAAGAAGAACACGAACGTGCTCTGGGCCGGTTCGGACGACGGGTTGGTGCACGTGACGCGCGACGGCGGCGTGACATGGACGAACGTGACGCCCCGGGAGATGCCGGCGTTCGGGCGCGTGAGCATGATCGACGCGTCGGCGTTCAACGACGGGGCCGCGTATGTCTCGGTGCGGCGGCCGCTGATGGACGACAAGGCGCCGTACATCTTCCGCACGGCGGACTACGGCAAGACGTGGACGAAGATCGTCGCCGGCATTCGGGCCGATGACTATGTGCACACGGTGCGCGAGGATCCGAGGCGTCGCGGGCTGCTCTATGCCGCGGCGCAGCACGGGGTGTACGTGTCCCATGACGAGGGCGCGCACTGGAGCTCCCTGCGGCTCAACATGCCCGACGCGCCGGTCTCCGACCTGCTCGTCAAGGAGAACGAGCTGGTGGTCGCCACGCACGGCCGCGGCTTCTGGGTGCTCGACAACGCGTCGGCGCTGCGGCAGGTGACGCCGGCGATTGCGGCGGCGGCGGAGCCGTATCTGTTCGCGCCGGCGGTGGCGTACCGGTCGGCGACCGGCGCGGTCATCAACTACTGGCTCAAGACGCCGGCGAAGTCGGTGGTCATCGATGTGCTGGACGCGAAAGGGAACGTCATCCGCAGTTTCACCCCCGACACGGCGGCGGTCGCGCCGGCGGCGGGGGGTGGACGCCGCTTCGCCGTCAGCGCGCCGCCGCCGAAGACTGCCGGGCTGCACCGGTTCACGTGGGACCTGAACTCTGCAGGGGCCACGACCTTCCCGGGGATGATCCTGTGGGGCGCGACCACCGCCGGACCGGCGGCGCCGCCGGCGACATACACCGTGCGGCTCAACGTGGACGGCCACACGCAGAACCAGCCGCTCACGGTGAAGCGCAATCCGTGGAACAACGAGGCGACGGATGCGGACCTGCAGGCGCAGTTCGACCTTGCGATCCGCATCCGCGACAAGGTGAGCGAGGCGAACCAGGCCGTCATCGATATTCGCAACGTGAGGGCGCAGGTGGCCGACCGGCTGACGCGCGCGAGCGATGACGCGTTGCAGGGAGCCGGCAGTCGGCTCACGTCGAACGCGGCCGACGTCGAGGACGACATCTATCAGGTGCAGAACCAGAGCGGCCAGGATCCCCTGAACTTCCCGATCAAGATCAACAACCGGCTGGCCTCGCTGCTGCGGGCGGTCAGCACGGGTGACGGGCGACCCACGTCGAACATTCCGGAGATCCTTAACATCCAGTCGGGTCAGCTGAAGGTGCAGACCGACCGGCTGGCGCAGGTGTGGAAGACGGACCTTGTGGCGTTCAACAAGGAGGCGGCGCGTCTCAAGCTGCCGCCCGTGGATCCGAAGTGCGCGAAGGCGGCGGGGTGCGCGGTGCAGCCCTAA
- a CDS encoding GNAT family N-acetyltransferase has protein sequence MREASAALTVRIATDADLDDIRRLNHQTFVTEIPQHAPRQDGRLVDRFEGVSTFFVVRDGDKLAGMLALRDERPFSLDAKLPDLDRYLPAGWKPCEIRLLAVEPGYRHGVVLRALLMRLVEECEVRGLDMAVISATTRQLKLYTHMGFVPFGPLVGTEEAAFQPMYVTREAAVAHAGSFLGLTSDRSAEPAMFLTGPVTLSPEVRRRVEGPLRSHRSPEFAEDLAQIRRSLFSLIGARHVAVFSGSGTLANDAVAAQLARDGAPAVVCSNGEFGERLVDHARRHRIEHEAVRVPWGSPLPMDRVIKAARRIGAGWIWMVHHETSTGMLNDLDALREAGGVVGARLALDVASSVGSVPLTLDGVSFAAAVSGKALGAVAGLSVVCCDELPQSGEESMPRYLDLARYLDGDGVPYTQSSMLVGALATALATTDWTARYAAIVAADGVLRARMAASGHEPLVSGADASPSVATWQAGSARDTSELAARMHNAGFAISWESGYLRARQWLQTSFMGDFDTAAVAPMADNLARVLSRSLSS, from the coding sequence ATGCGAGAGGCAAGTGCCGCCCTGACGGTCCGCATCGCTACCGACGCGGATCTCGACGACATCCGCCGGCTGAATCACCAGACGTTCGTAACCGAGATTCCCCAACATGCCCCCCGTCAGGACGGCCGCCTCGTCGACCGTTTTGAGGGGGTCTCGACTTTCTTCGTGGTCCGCGATGGCGACAAGCTGGCGGGAATGCTGGCCCTGCGCGACGAGCGCCCGTTCTCGCTCGACGCCAAGCTGCCGGATCTGGACCGTTACCTGCCGGCCGGATGGAAGCCATGCGAAATCCGCCTGCTCGCGGTGGAGCCCGGCTACCGCCACGGCGTGGTGCTGCGCGCCCTTCTGATGCGCCTCGTCGAGGAGTGCGAGGTGCGCGGGCTCGACATGGCGGTCATCTCGGCGACGACGCGGCAGCTGAAACTGTACACCCATATGGGCTTCGTCCCGTTCGGGCCGCTGGTCGGCACCGAAGAGGCCGCCTTTCAGCCGATGTACGTCACGCGCGAGGCGGCGGTGGCGCATGCCGGTTCTTTCCTCGGGCTCACCTCCGACCGCAGCGCCGAGCCCGCGATGTTCCTTACGGGACCGGTGACGTTGTCGCCGGAGGTGCGCCGGCGTGTCGAGGGGCCGTTGCGCTCGCATCGCTCGCCGGAGTTCGCCGAAGACCTGGCCCAGATCCGGCGCTCGCTCTTCTCGCTGATCGGCGCACGGCACGTGGCGGTCTTCTCCGGATCGGGCACGCTGGCCAACGACGCGGTGGCGGCGCAGCTGGCGCGCGACGGTGCGCCCGCCGTGGTCTGCTCGAACGGCGAGTTTGGCGAGCGACTGGTCGATCACGCGCGGCGGCACCGCATCGAGCACGAGGCGGTGCGCGTGCCGTGGGGATCGCCGCTGCCGATGGACCGCGTAATCAAGGCCGCGCGACGCATTGGCGCCGGATGGATCTGGATGGTCCACCACGAGACGAGCACGGGCATGCTCAACGACCTCGACGCGCTCCGCGAGGCCGGTGGCGTGGTGGGGGCTAGGCTCGCGCTCGACGTGGCTTCGAGCGTGGGCTCGGTGCCCCTCACGCTGGACGGGGTGTCGTTCGCCGCAGCCGTGAGCGGCAAGGCGCTGGGCGCGGTGGCCGGGCTGTCCGTCGTCTGCTGCGACGAGCTGCCGCAGTCGGGCGAGGAGTCCATGCCGCGCTATCTCGACCTGGCGCGTTACCTCGACGGTGATGGCGTGCCGTACACGCAGTCATCGATGCTCGTGGGCGCGTTGGCCACGGCGCTCGCGACGACCGACTGGACCGCCCGGTACGCCGCGATCGTCGCGGCCGATGGCGTGCTGCGGGCGCGGATGGCGGCGAGCGGGCACGAGCCGCTCGTGTCCGGTGCCGATGCATCGCCCTCGGTGGCGACGTGGCAGGCGGGCTCGGCGCGCGACACGTCGGAACTCGCCGCGCGCATGCACAACGCCGGCTTCGCGATCAGCTGGGAGAGCGGCTACCTGCGCGCGCGACAGTGGCTGCAGACGTCGTTCATGGGCGACTTCGACACCGCCGCGGTGGCGCCGATGGCCGACAACTTGGCGCGCGTCCTGAGCCGATCGCTCTCTTCGTAG
- a CDS encoding diguanylate cyclase, which yields MGAAFALLVIGLAIGAVAGRWWGSRREVSSPPPRVSGPVRPTLNPMQVLRGEDLAALAERDARELAAELRPYLEDVARQHGASEVSLWRQFGLESSALDIVAWTGAGDPPPGATWGTAPERALVAWSAAEQMVGFERRDGEPRIAICPVRYASGEPMGAIVLSTAERLTTARDTLRDWLPRHAAQVGRLASLFSTRNEVARQSRFTRALLRIARDLQRTHEPEMLERSLCDYAVEVTGGEFAVLLRWDAEARSGRVAASSDRAPATMRDSAVTAGSMAGAACIEGTAAFWEDARFLAERGGLLRDDDGGIVAGSMAVLPMLRGSHTIGALLVGASRPGVLRALEIRNGSVLSALAVNALEASWELADASRRSRTDALTGLWNRRHFDEQLERVLAETDRFGGSCALVIGDIDFFKQVNDTYGHEAGDAVLRAVSKVMHDGVRTVDVCARIGGEELALILPQTSAEGAAELAERLRQRIEAMAVEQGGVTIRVTLSMGVAVYRAGGEGRATIFKTADQRLYTAKHRGRNQVVAGLT from the coding sequence GTGGGCGCCGCGTTCGCGCTCCTGGTCATCGGCCTGGCGATCGGTGCCGTCGCCGGCCGCTGGTGGGGATCGCGGCGCGAGGTGAGCAGCCCCCCGCCGCGCGTGTCGGGACCGGTGCGTCCGACGCTCAACCCCATGCAAGTGCTGCGCGGTGAGGACCTGGCGGCGCTGGCGGAGCGCGACGCCCGCGAACTGGCGGCCGAGTTGCGCCCGTATCTCGAGGATGTGGCCCGCCAGCACGGGGCATCGGAAGTTTCCCTTTGGCGGCAGTTCGGCCTGGAGTCTTCGGCGCTCGACATCGTGGCGTGGACGGGCGCTGGCGATCCGCCGCCGGGCGCCACGTGGGGCACGGCGCCCGAGCGGGCGCTCGTCGCCTGGTCGGCCGCGGAGCAAATGGTGGGCTTCGAGCGGCGCGACGGCGAGCCGCGCATTGCCATCTGTCCGGTGCGCTACGCCTCGGGCGAGCCGATGGGGGCCATCGTGCTGTCCACCGCCGAGCGGTTAACGACGGCCCGCGACACGCTGCGCGACTGGCTGCCGCGGCACGCGGCGCAGGTGGGGCGCCTCGCGAGCCTCTTCTCGACGCGCAACGAGGTGGCACGGCAGAGCCGCTTCACGCGGGCGCTGCTGCGCATTGCGCGCGACCTGCAGCGCACGCACGAACCGGAGATGCTGGAACGATCGCTCTGCGACTACGCGGTGGAGGTCACCGGGGGCGAGTTCGCCGTATTGCTGCGCTGGGACGCGGAGGCGCGAAGCGGCCGCGTGGCGGCGTCGAGCGACCGCGCGCCGGCGACGATGCGCGACTCGGCGGTGACGGCGGGGTCGATGGCCGGCGCGGCCTGCATCGAAGGGACCGCGGCTTTCTGGGAAGATGCCCGCTTTCTCGCCGAGCGCGGCGGGCTGTTGCGCGATGATGACGGCGGCATCGTGGCGGGGTCCATGGCCGTGCTGCCGATGCTGCGCGGGTCGCACACGATCGGGGCGCTGCTGGTCGGCGCATCGCGCCCCGGCGTGCTGCGCGCGCTCGAGATTCGCAACGGGAGCGTGCTGTCGGCGCTGGCCGTGAATGCGCTGGAGGCATCGTGGGAACTGGCCGATGCCAGCCGGCGGTCGCGCACCGATGCGCTCACGGGGTTGTGGAACCGGAGGCACTTCGACGAGCAGCTCGAGCGCGTGCTGGCGGAAACCGACCGTTTCGGCGGGTCGTGCGCGCTGGTGATCGGTGACATCGATTTCTTCAAGCAGGTCAACGACACCTACGGGCATGAGGCCGGCGATGCGGTGCTGCGCGCGGTGTCCAAGGTGATGCACGACGGGGTGCGAACGGTCGACGTCTGCGCCCGCATTGGCGGCGAGGAACTCGCCCTGATCCTGCCGCAGACGTCGGCGGAAGGCGCGGCGGAGCTGGCCGAACGCCTGCGGCAACGCATCGAGGCGATGGCCGTGGAGCAGGGCGGGGTCACCATTCGCGTGACGCTGAGCATGGGCGTCGCCGTCTACCGTGCCGGCGGCGAGGGGCGAGCGACGATCTTCAAGACCGCGGATCAGCGGCTGTACACGGCGAAGCATCGCGGCCGGAACCAGGTCGTCGCGGGACTGACTTAG
- a CDS encoding OsmC family peroxiredoxin — MDRKAEAQWFGDLKSGKGTMAVGSGAFSGPYSFISRFEGSKDTNPEELLGAAHAACFSMALSNTLAQRGKPVTNVTTTAVVTADKTEAGFAITKIALTTRGIVPGLSAEEFKKVAEETKTGCIVSRALAAVPMTLDADLVG; from the coding sequence ATGGATCGCAAGGCAGAAGCGCAGTGGTTCGGCGACCTCAAGTCCGGCAAGGGGACGATGGCGGTCGGAAGCGGCGCATTCAGCGGGCCCTACTCGTTCATCAGCCGTTTTGAAGGGAGCAAGGACACGAACCCCGAGGAACTGCTCGGCGCCGCGCACGCGGCCTGCTTCTCGATGGCGCTCTCCAACACGCTCGCGCAGCGCGGCAAGCCCGTCACGAACGTCACGACGACCGCCGTCGTGACCGCCGACAAGACGGAGGCCGGCTTCGCCATCACGAAGATTGCGCTCACCACGCGCGGCATCGTCCCCGGCCTCTCGGCCGAGGAGTTCAAGAAGGTGGCGGAAGAGACGAAGACGGGCTGCATTGTGTCGCGCGCGCTCGCGGCGGTGCCGATGACGCTGGACGCCGATCTCGTCGGCTGA
- a CDS encoding DUF1080 domain-containing protein, producing the protein MRPTLIVSLAALLAVPALAAAQDTPWRQHDLSRPRPPVVSSAAEPGAPPSDAVVLFDGTSLAAWRGNKGAEAARWVVRDGYMEAAPGTGAIQTAAPLGDMQLHVEWAAPTPVKGRGQGRGNSGVIIMGLYEVQILDSYENTTYADGQAAAVYGQYPPLVNASRPPGAWQSYDIVFRGPRWNAAGALTRRARLTVFHNGVLVQDNVQLWGGTAWLRHARYAPHPDKLPLVLQDHSNPVRFRNIWMRALPDEPATPPRAGIASDLRRVPPARLRAYAGTYRTADGESCRVIFVNGRLGLSIFDRPDTMPLVTAANGEFTFQETAGRVRFTPASGSSPIQLDVSVAEVERHFVRVP; encoded by the coding sequence ATGCGTCCCACACTGATTGTCTCGCTCGCGGCGCTGCTCGCCGTCCCCGCGCTGGCCGCCGCCCAGGACACACCCTGGCGTCAGCATGACCTGAGCCGTCCGCGCCCGCCCGTGGTGTCGTCGGCGGCCGAACCCGGCGCGCCGCCCAGCGATGCCGTGGTGCTCTTCGACGGCACCTCGCTCGCCGCATGGCGCGGCAACAAGGGCGCAGAGGCGGCGCGCTGGGTGGTGCGCGACGGCTACATGGAAGCGGCGCCGGGGACCGGCGCCATCCAGACCGCGGCACCGCTCGGCGACATGCAACTGCACGTCGAATGGGCCGCGCCCACCCCGGTGAAGGGACGCGGTCAGGGCCGCGGCAACAGCGGCGTGATCATCATGGGGCTGTACGAGGTGCAGATCCTCGACTCGTACGAGAACACGACCTATGCCGATGGGCAGGCCGCCGCCGTGTATGGCCAGTATCCCCCGCTCGTGAACGCCTCCCGGCCGCCGGGCGCGTGGCAGTCTTATGACATCGTCTTTCGCGGGCCGCGGTGGAATGCCGCGGGCGCACTGACGCGACGGGCGCGCCTGACCGTCTTCCACAATGGCGTGCTCGTGCAGGACAATGTGCAACTGTGGGGCGGCACGGCCTGGCTGCGCCATGCGCGCTATGCGCCGCACCCCGACAAGCTCCCGCTCGTGCTGCAGGACCACAGCAACCCGGTCCGTTTCCGCAACATCTGGATGCGCGCGCTCCCCGACGAGCCAGCGACGCCGCCGCGCGCCGGCATCGCGAGCGATCTCCGCCGGGTGCCGCCCGCACGGTTGCGCGCCTATGCCGGCACCTATCGCACGGCCGACGGCGAAAGCTGTCGCGTGATCTTCGTCAACGGCCGGCTCGGCCTGAGCATTTTCGACCGGCCCGACACGATGCCGCTCGTGACGGCGGCCAATGGCGAGTTCACCTTCCAGGAAACCGCCGGTCGGGTGCGGTTCACGCCCGCCTCCGGATCGTCGCCGATCCAGCTCGACGTCTCGGTGGCCGAGGTCGAACGGCACTTTGTGCGTGTGCCATAG